The Kryptolebias marmoratus isolate JLee-2015 linkage group LG9, ASM164957v2, whole genome shotgun sequence nucleotide sequence ACAGGATGGCTGTGAAAcacgtgtgtatgtgtgcagtAAAAATGTAGCCTTCCTTAACTTATTTAATTTGTCTGGATGTTAACAGTGCTCAGCGTCGGCTATCATAAGACACCAATTGACCCTGTTCATAAAAATAACtggtgtttttgtatttacaaGAAGgccatttaaatgttttaacaatattctaaataaaatgattaaacacGCAATTAAATAACCATttacaatgattaaaaaattttttttttttttacatatcgtAACAAAAAGGCTTTTACTGACATGTATTTCTAAATACTAGCttgtcatgtgtttttttttttttaaagattgtcCTAATCTGATTGCTGCAAATAAataaccctttttttccctttcctttcATAGCTTCTTTAGTCTTCCATCAGCGTGCTCCTTAACCTCAGGAAGGAATTTGAATTAGAGGACTTTCTGCTGCATGAAACCATCCGACTAACGATCAGGTGTTGTATTTTTACAATGTTAAATCAAGCTTTTATATAGGAGGAATAATCTTCTTTATGGTGAGCCAGCCTGAAGTCTTCCATGTCGGCTAAACTTTGCTCTTTAACCTTCTAACCAGCGTTCTGTAACGTGGTCTGTGCATGACTCCTGAACTTCACTCCTGCAAGCGGTTTAAAAACTCTCCTTTGCCAAAATATGTTTGTACTAAATGTGCATTTTGCCATGTCCTGCTTGTAAACTGACTGATGAAAACACTGTGAAATATACTGCATAACCTCATGTGCTGTTGTTGTCAAAGGATGCACTTTTTGTTGTCATGTTATGatttaaaagcactttaaaatcaatcacAGTACAAATACTATCCTAAATTATATTAAGAATAGATGCATTATGTCATGTCATTCTAATATTTATAGCCTTatattacttttcaaaatatatagCTGTAAgtatttaacagtttaaattacaaaaaactaTATATTCTGTTGTTAAAAAGCCTGGATATATTTAAATTCGGGATTAAGACTCTTGATGTCAGTAAATCTCTGTTGTGGGTCAGTGCAGGCCTGCTTGCAGATTATGAGCTCTGATGTAATAAAGAGTCACTTTGTCGAAAACTGTGTGTTGGTCTccccatatttatttatttattttttaaagaaaagaccaAAAAGATGTATAAAAGGTTGGTTATTGTATGATGCAAGCTTTGCAGGTTCTGGTTCCTTCCAGATTGTTCTAGAAACCTGTCAGTGGGTCTAAATTTAGATACAATATGGGACTGTGGGCGGTCTATAGGTCTATGGAAAcatttattacaatttttttttttactctgaataattttaatctaaatttttgattttacagtttaatgaaactctactTAATAAtactgttcttcttttttttttgattgggCCTTAAAAACACTTAGCACGAGAATAAACCCTGAAGTGCAAATTTATTGTTATATAGCACAATAATAGtggttgtttttaatattttaatgcttgtaaatgtttatgttgTCATCCTAATAGGAGCAAATAGTAGTTGGCTGTTTTTCCTCGAGCCTTTTTTGGTGCTAAACAATGATTGGCTCCGGCGCCCAACGAGGGCGGGACCTATTTGTGACTGGTTGGTAATGTACCCAATAGAAACTCGAAATCAGAACCGACGTTTGTCAGCAGCCAATGAAAAGCTCAGCATGTTTGGGCATAGCTTCGTTTTATTCCTCCTTATTTACCTAAACTGTCCTTTTCCCCGTCGCCTTTTGCCAAGGGTAGGGGGGTGTGCATAGGCAGAAAGATAACCTATGCTTGaaacttctttatttaaagttcatacttccactttttgtgttttacaccTCTTTACACTCGCTTTTAAGAAGCGCGTGCAGAATATTTTTGTAAGCTActccattttttaattaataaaagcaGCGAAACTTCAAGGTAAGTAAAACAAGCTTCTCTCTAAAGCATAACACGATATATTTGCTCGCtatttcttgtttaaaactaCTAAGGTTTCGTTGTGTGACAAGTCGTCGGTAAAATAAAGTTGGATTgatttttagctagcattagcCGTGGTAGCAGCTAACTCAGTCGTTTCTGGGCGctgtttatttcacatttacCTCTCTGTGAATAAGCCCTGACGCCCACGAAAAGGCTGTCAGCGGTACCGATGTGGTTTTGAGCTCGGTTTGTGTGGTTCGGACCGTGTTGCCTCAGTTTGTTGTCCTCGTCGGGTTCCTCCGTTGGTGTGTGCGGCAGGAACATGTCCCGACATGACGCAGGAGCTGCCCTCCCTCACAAGGCCCGCCGCTTTCAGCTCCGCCTGCATGCCATCAAAACTGTAGAAATAAAATATCCTTATTAGGTTGTAACAATATGGAGACTGTGTAGTGTTTTGTAAGAGGCTTGGGAACCCTGTGAGGCAGATTCTTGTCCCGTTTTAGTGTTTCACGTCCACTTCAGTGACAGCTGAAAGTCTTATTAGATTAGGGTGACCTACAAAAAGCCCTGACCAATGCTCTCCTGCTCTGGTCTTTTTGATCATGGTTGTGTGGTTTGGGTCGTAACTTTCCcgattttttccttcttctacGCAGATGCTTGACACAGTAACGCCCGCAGTCCAGCCCTTTGCGGTTCAGCTGAAGACTCTGACAGATCTGGAGGGCAGATACCAGCCGAAGCTCAGTGGCCTGAGGCTCATCGACAGCACCCAGGACAATGGCTTCAGGATGACCACCAGGCTGAGAGAGCTGGAGGTGAAGgacctcctctccctctccaaGTTCTTTGGCTTCTGCTCGGAGACCTTCTCGCTGGCCGTCAGCATGCTCGATCGGTTCCTCTCTGTAATGAAGGTGCGTAAAGGCGCCAGGTCTGTCGCGTAAAGTCCTGAAAGCATTGCTCGTTCTTGTGCTCACGATCCCCTCTCCATTCCCAACAGATCCAGCCGAAGCACCTGTCCTGCGTTGGCTTGTGCTGCTTCTACATTGCTGTGAAGGcttcagaggaggagaagaacgTGCCTCTGGCCAACGACCTGATCCGCATCAGTCAGAATCGCTTTACGGTGTCCGACATGATCAGGATGGAAAAGATCATCATGGAGAAGCTCCACTGGAAGGTGAAGGCCCCCACAGCTCTGCACTTCCTCCGCCTGTTTCACGGTCACATCCAGGAGCAGCTCGATGCTGAGAGGTAAGGACACACGGGTAGTCTGATCAGCCTGAAGAACGTGATCTCATGTTTTAAGATCTTTTGATTTCATAAACTGACTAAAGCAGTTTAGGGTTTGTCTTACACATAGAAGTGacgtttatttatatttcacagCAGGAACATACTGAGCCTTGACAGACTGGAGGCGCAGCTGAAAGCATGTCACTGCTCATTTGTCTTCTCCAAAATCAAGGTAAGTCGAAAACCTGTTCAGGAAGATCTGCTTCTGTATTCAAAGGCAAAGATTTGTGTTAATTGAATGGGAAATTTTGCCTCAGCTTgagcaaatgtgtttttttttttttttaaacaccgcATCCGTTTCCTTCCAGCCGTCTCTCCTCGCCATGGCTCTGCTGTGCTTGGAGGCTCAGGAACAACATGACCCCGAACACGCAAACCAAATATCCGAGGCCCTGGgaagtctgcagcagctgctgaatgtaAGTCCTGATGCCTGCGTACAGTAATGTTCCCTGGTGTAATTCCAAACACCATGTTCATTCGAGCGTCTCTGCTCCGTGCAGGTGAAAGACAGCGACTTGGTGTGCGTGCGAGAGCTGGTGGGGAAATGCCTGGCCGAATATGCCACCACCAAGTGCTCCAAACCCAACGGCCAGAGGCTCCGCTGGACAATCTCGGGCAGAACTGCTCGTCAGCTGAAGCACAGCTACTACAAGATCACTCATCTTCCCACCATACCCGAGTCGGCTTCATAAAGAGTGGGAAGCCCTCGAGTGGGTGCCTTCGCCCGCAGAGAGAAACGGCACCTGCTCTCAATGCAACATCTCATGTTGGCACTGCGGTCACCCAATTATTTTCCTTACAGATCTTCATCAGTGTCGATGGATTTCTTTAAGGAAGAGCTTAGCATCAAGTTAGCTATAGATGGATTAAACACTGTATTTCTTTGTCCCAGTAACAAGGAGTAATACTTCGTCAGAAAGGCTGATCTGTTGCCATCCTGCTAAGTTTTACGTTCCTGGTTGAGTAGTTTGCACAGGTGTACGGTATGTTCTTGTTGAAATCTGTGCCGGGCCTCCAGTCCTGGTACGGGTTGTTGGGTTTTAAGCTATTAATGTATTGAACCACCTAGGTCCTCAGTCCACTATgtggaagaggagggagaaggATTTTGTGAATAGCACAGATGGAACCAAGAAATCGGGCCCAAGATCCTTAACTCCCACCCTAGGTTGCTAAACTGTCCTGAATGCACACTCCTACCCAAggtgatattgttttttttctttcttttaacgCGGCGAGGGAGCTCTGCTTTGAGCCAGTGAAGTGGAACTAGTGACGGCGCCGTCACTCGTGGCTAACGTTATTTCAGCTAAAAGCGGCAACAACGGTCCAGTTGTTTTTCACCTGTCGAGCCGCCATGCGCTTGGATCTGGTTTTAGTTTGAGAGAGGTTGCCACTGCAGTGAAAATATGGGGTGGAATTTATccagcattttcttttccagtcGCCCCCACCCCGTGTAGACAAAACGTGTCTTTGACTTTTAAACGGGTCAAAGGAAAACACCGATACACGTATGTACTTGCAcctttcaataaaactttattgaaaaGCTATAATTGtgcggtttttttttttttattagtagaAAGGCAACTCAGCTCAACAGCTTTTAACAACTTGAAAGAACAGATCTTCAGTCTTGTTCCTGTATAATAAtgaggctttaaaaaaagaaaagtccttAGAGGCTGAGATAATCCAGAGAACAGTTTGAGTTCAAGTCTTAAATCGAGGTAAAAGCCTCAGCACATCTCCTCGTTAATTGGCTGCTCCAGTGGGACGGGAGTAAGACATCGTGgctaaagtcatttttgtaaGTTGGAAAAGTCTGGACCTCCGCCGGCAAAATTCCCAGATATTTCCGCACCGCTGAAGTCAAACCCAGGAttctattaaaacaataaatagataaaagaaATCAGGCATACAGAACACATTAGCTTGATTTTAGGAATTGAAATTTGATTATAAATTCAagcataaacagacaaaaacaggtaagtaaaaatgttgatttctgctgtttatatTTGCAAACCTCTGctaaattatttagtttaagCACTTTAAACGTTAAACTCTTGGTTTGTTAGCGCCTCAAAACAAAGTCTACTACTACCTGATGTTCAAAAGGAGCTGCATAATAAATGGGAAAAATTGTCAATTAGATGTTTATGTAAAGAACCTTTCAATAAATGTAGCTAGATCTAAATAAATTCATTAGAAATGTTCTTTCCCTAAATGTGAACCCGTCTAGTTGACAGGAGGCGTCTCAAAAAGCGTCCTGGCAGCAAGCGGCGCTCGTCTGGGCGTGGGACAGAAATGGGACAAACCTCGCGCTGAAACCTCTCCAGAGTGAGCTTCCTCTGCATCTGGTCCTGGACCCAGGCGTTGGCACAGAACTCCCCCTCCAGCAGGGAGGACCAGCAGTTCCCTGCTTCTCTGTTGGTCTTCATTAAAACGATGTGAATGAGACATTTATCCTCtgaagagaaggaggaaaaaaaaaaaaagatgatcaACAACACGGAATCAACACGTCAGAGTACCTTTTATTGGTCGTGTTTGACTCACCGAGCGTCCACGTGGCCTCGTCGGACACGGTCGTGTCAAACAGCTTTCCCTGGCAGGGGTCGAAGGAAAAAATGAGCAGGCGTTATGTTTCCGAGTAGCAGtcaaaaccacaacaaactACCATTTTAAACCTTGTTAGGTTTGAACTGGAAGATTAAAATGATGCATTCAATAAATGCTGTCcttatgtttgtttgtattaGAGTTGCTGGAAATGTgaagaaacctgcagaaatTCAGGGTTCAGAAGGTTTTGGACACGAGCAGAAATGTGGCTGAGGCACAACATCTTAGTCCAGATGTTTAG carries:
- the ccng1 gene encoding cyclin-G1 yields the protein MLDTVTPAVQPFAVQLKTLTDLEGRYQPKLSGLRLIDSTQDNGFRMTTRLRELEVKDLLSLSKFFGFCSETFSLAVSMLDRFLSVMKIQPKHLSCVGLCCFYIAVKASEEEKNVPLANDLIRISQNRFTVSDMIRMEKIIMEKLHWKVKAPTALHFLRLFHGHIQEQLDAESRNILSLDRLEAQLKACHCSFVFSKIKPSLLAMALLCLEAQEQHDPEHANQISEALGSLQQLLNVKDSDLVCVRELVGKCLAEYATTKCSKPNGQRLRWTISGRTARQLKHSYYKITHLPTIPESAS
- the nudcd2 gene encoding nudC domain-containing protein 2, which produces MSVHFEERSGVVPCKTPWGSWYQTMEEVFIEVTVPYGTSAKEVKCLLGTRNIELHVKGKEIFKGKLFDTTVSDEATWTLEDKCLIHIVLMKTNREAGNCWSSLLEGEFCANAWVQDQMQRKLTLERFQRENPGFDFSGAEISGNFAGGGPDFSNLQK